The Phragmites australis chromosome 15, lpPhrAust1.1, whole genome shotgun sequence genome window below encodes:
- the LOC133892839 gene encoding carboxylesterase 15-like, producing the protein MPSMPATGAAPPPANGVVEDIFGFLRVLSDGTVLRSADPVFCPTTFPESHPSVQWKEAVYDKVKNLRVRMYKPAAPAGKLPVLVHFHGGGFCLGSCTWANVHAFCLRLAAEAGAVVLSAGYRLAPEHRLPAAVGDGAGFLRWLREQSVNAGAADGWLTEAADFGRVFVAGDSAGGTIAHHLAVRAGSAACKLDLDPVTVRGYVLLMPFFGGVHRMPSEADCPAEVLLNLDLFDRFWRLSLPVGATRDHPAANPFGPDSPDLGSVDFRPVLVVAGGLDMMRDRVADYAERLVAMGKPVEFAEFASEPHGFYTLDPGSEAAGELISLVSRFVHSCAEAAA; encoded by the coding sequence ATGCCATCCATGCCCGCCACCGGTGCGGCGCCTCCGCCTGCGAACGGCGTCGTCGAGGACATCTTCGGCTTCTTgcgcgtcctcagcgacggcaCCGTCCTCCGGTCAGCGGACCCAGTGTTCTGCCCGACCACCTTCCCGGAGAGCCACCCGTCCGTGCAATGGAAGGAGGCCGTCTACGACAAGGTCAAGAACCTCCGCGTCCGCATGTACAAGCCGGCCGCGCCCGCCGGGAAGCTGCCGGTGTTGGTCCACTTCCACGGCGGCGGCTTCTGCCTCGGGTCGTGCACGTGGGCCAACGTGCACGCGTTCTGCCTCCGCCTCGCCGCGGAGGCAGGCGCCGTCGTCCTGTCCGCAGGGTACCGCCTCGCCCCTGAGCACCGGCTTCCCGCGGCGGTCGGCGACGGGGCCGGTTTCCTGCGATGGCTCCGCGAGCAGTCCGTGAACGCTGGCGCCGCCGACGGTTGGCTCACCGAGGCCGCCGACTTCGGGCGCGTGTTCGTCGCCGGCGACTCGGCGGGCGGCACCATAGCGCACCACCTCGCCGTGCGCGCCGGCTCGGCCGCGTGCAAGCTCGACCTCGACCCGGTCACGGTCCGCGGCTACGTCCTGTTGATGCCGTTCTTCGGCGGCGTGCACCGGATGCCGTCGGAGGCCGATTGCCCCGCGGAGGTGTTGCTGAACCTGGACCTGTTCGACCGCTTCTGGCGGCTCTCTTTGCCGGTCGGCGCCACCAGGGACCACCCAGCGGCGAACCCATTCGGGCCGGACAGCCCCGACCTGGGCTCGGTGGACTTCCGGCCGGTCCTCGTGGTGGCCGGCGGCCTCGACATGATGCGTGACCGCGTCGCCGACTATGCCGAGCGGCTGGTGGCGATGGGCAAGCCAGTGGAGTTCGCCGAGTTCGCCAGCGAGCCACACGGGTTCTACACGCTGGACCCGGGGTCCGAGGCCGCCGGCGAGTTGATCAGTCTCGTGAGCCGATTCGTCCACAGCTGCGCCGAGGCTGCTGCTTAA